The Bacillota bacterium DNA segment CGAAAGGAGCCCCGACAAGGTCTCCTTCGCCGCCCTCGGCGGGAAGATGCGTGGCGCCTACCATCTCGTTCACACCAGAGAGAACCAGTGGTTGCTGATGAAGACCGCGGACGACGTCCCCGCGGAGGAGACGAAGTGATGGACCGCTATGTCCTCGGGGTGACCGGGGCCAGCGGGGCCGTCTACGGGCTCCGGGCGATGGAGCTGCTTCTCAATGCCGAAGCCGAGGTGCACATGGTGATCACCGAGGCCGCTCGGAAGACCATTTCCCAGGAAATGGGGCTGGCCCTCCCGACCGAACCGGCCGGCCAGACCGAGGCCCTCCTCCGCTTCTGGATCGACCGCGCCCCGCGGCGGGCCGTCCCGGAGCGGGTACGGCGGGGCTTCTCCTGTTACGCCCCGGACGACCTGGGAGCGCCGCCCTCGACCGGGGCCTTCGCCACCTCGGGGATGATCATCGCCCCCTGTACGATGGCCGCCGCCGCGGCCGTCGCCGCCGGGCTGGCGGGCGACCTCATTGAACGGACCGCCGAGGTGACCATCAAGGAGGGACGTCCCCTGGTCGTCGTCCCGCGCGAAGCTCCGCTCAGCGGCATCCACCTGCGCAACCTGCTGGCCCTGTCGGAGATGGGGGTCCGCGTCCACCCGGCTTGCCCGAGCTTCGCCGGCGGGCCCAAGGACGTTGGCCGGCTCGTCGATTCGGTCGTCGTCAGGGCCCTGGCGTCGCTGGGGGTCGAGCCAGAGCCGGCGGAGGACCGCTTCGCCTCGCCGCGACCGGCTAAACGGTATTAGTCTCGGCCGATGTGAAGGTGCTCTGAAGACAGGAGCCGTCAAGCCCTCGGGCTCGACGCATTGTCAGGAGGGGCTTCCCGTGGCAACTCAGTTGGGTCTCATCTTCAGTGCCAGTCCCCGGGTTCGGCACACCGCGCCCAAGCGTTCTGGATCAGCATCGAATATCCAGCTAAGGACGAGAACTGGCCAGAATCCGTCTTCCCACGGCCAGACGATAGTCCTCGAGTTCGGCCACCTCCTTCCCACCCTTGCAGGACAGGCTAGCGCGCGGCTCCTATTGGGGCAAGTCAATCCCGGGGCCATTTAGCAGGTCAAGGACAAGGCCTCGAGTAAACGGAGGCCCAGGGCTCGGAGCCCCGGGCAACAAACGCGGCAAGCTACGGGTCGCCATTCCCACTCATGCCGGAACCGAGACCTTGGTCATTGATGTATGGTCTTGTCTTCCTTCATTGCCCGCCCCCACCGATGTTCTGGATGTAGTAGCCCGCCCCCTCATCGATGATGTTCACAAAGGCTGCCTTATTTAGGATCCATCCGCCGGGACCGATCTGACCGTTCGCCGGCAGCCAGTGGGAGAAGCTCTTTTCGCTGGCTGGCAGGACGGAGTATTCGACGAGAAAGGTGACTCTCCCGGTGGACGGCCACTCCGACCGGAACTGCAGTCTTTCGATCCGATAGTCCGACAATCGATGGCTGTCGTCAACGTCCGATGATTTATAGCCCAGCAGGTAATCGCCAAAGAGGCTTTGGCAGACATCGGCGAGTGTTGGACCCGCGGGAATAGGATTTTGTAGCGGAATCCGCTCCTCCCCAACTGACCCTCCGACGATTTTGGATTTGGCGCCAGCTTCGTAGACCTCGACTTTGGCGGCGGTTGGCAGTGTGGCGACAAAACCAAGAGTGACCGCCGCTTCGTCCACTCTGGGTGAAGACTCATGCGACTCCAGGTATTGGAACATGAACCGCCAGGTACCATCCGTGTAATCGGCGTTGACCAGACTCACCGCATTGCCGCCCCCGGCTTGCGAGCCCGCACTCACGACCAGAATGTTCCCGTCACCGAATAGCCCACCAAGGCCGAGCACCGCGCCCTTCTCCTCGTTCTTCGACTTAAGCCAACGAACGACCGGCCCAGGGAAACCGGACGTACCCACCGCGAAGGACCGCACCCCGTCCTGTGGCTGCGGCCACGGGAATTGACGCGCCAGGTGATACGTCCTTCCCCTATACGAGACAAGTTTACGGGATTCATCGTAGAGGAGCACCCGTCCCGGGCCTGAGAACCCGTCGGCAATGATCAAACGAAATCCGTCACCGGGGTTGATGCTCTGGCCCTCTGCTCGGCCCCCAACGGCCAGGCGAAACGATTGCAGGAACTCTTGCGCGGGCCTGCCGGTCAGGAGGTGGCACTGGAAGGGCCCAAGGATGATGACTCGGTCGGCGTTTTCCCCCAGCGGCAGATGAGAGCCGCAGCTGCAAGATAGGAAGGACACCACTAGAAGGACCGCAAGGAGACAAATGCTCCGTTTCATCGCTAACCTCCTTGGCTGAACCTCTTGGGTTTCTGACGGCCGCCTCGACAACTTGGTTTCGGATGCTCTGCCAGGACCGCTGAGCTTACCAAACATGCCTCTCCTTGAGAAGCGCAGGAGGCTAAGGGTGTTTACCGTTAGGTCCAGTTCACAAGAAGAGAGGCGCCGCATGGTTAGCTACCAATACGACGCCCAGGTGACCCGGCCTCTTTGTTTTGAGCTATCCTAGTTCCATGGAATGTAGTTGTTGACATGAACAAGATATATCTTGTCGCCCTGGACCACGATGCCGGAATACGGTACGTGGTAGTAGTCCCAGTTGTGGGCGTCTACCAGCGGAACCCCATCAGTGGTCCGACCCACGACTATAGCCACATGCTGAATTTTGTCGGGACCATCTGGACTCACGTAAGCCCAGTCATAGTAAACAGGATCACCTGTGTCAAGCTGCGAGGGACTCCCGACCTGCACACCTCTCGCTCCAGCCCAATAGCTGAAATGCGTTGGAGCGTAGGTCCACGTTGTGGAGGCCGTATCATCAGACGTTTGAGTTCCGCCTGTCCCGTTGTTGTTATACCACCAAGACGAATCGTACTGCCACCCTCCTGCGAATAATGCCTGAGATACGAAGTTGGCGCAATCGCCCCCATAATCTGGAGGGTTGTAGTTCTTGTAGGCGGGGTTGTAGTAGCTCGCGTCTCGTACATTGTAGCCGATCGTAGAGTTGTGAATGACCCAGCTATCGGCGTAACTTGCAGCGTTCGAGCGGTTATACGGAACATATATCACCTTCGGATTAACCACTGCATCTGGTGCAGAAGCGAGGCGTACGGTCGGGGTGGCTATATTCGGATTGCTGCAGGGCTGTCCCCAAACGAGCGGGCCCTCGTCGTACGCGTCGCTCACAATGCGCCAATTCGCGTTGGCATAGGCGAGAGTAATGTCATGCCATACACCGAGCCCAGAAAGGTTATCACCTCCAGCCGCGTCCTTCCACGAGAACATTATCACTTCATACGCTTTGAGCATCGCATTGTTTCCGTCAAGTGTAGGATCCATCATGTCTAGTCTGTCCAGCGTGAATGCGGTAATCGGTCCACCAAGCTTCTTTTCGACCGCCCGCCACGCCATCTGTCTGGAGGCCTCGTGTGCAATTGCGTCAGATCCTTGTACGTAGAAGCCCTCAAGGGCCTTGGTATTATTGCTGTTCAGTGCTCGAACCCGTTCTCCGAAAGCACGGTGGACAACATCCGTCACATCACGGGATCTGGAATCTGCACTCCCCGCTGCCCAGGCCGGCGAAACGCTGAACATGAGAACTGTCAGCACCACCAAGAGACTAATACACTTCCGACTTCTCAAACCTCTCACACTCCTTTTGGCTATAGCTAGATCTTAGCCGGTTTGTTCCTTCTCCGGTAATGTAAGGAATTCCTGCCATACTTTTCCGTGGTCGTTTAACATTTCGAATATTGCGGTCATAATTGATTGAATACAGGAACCGGGATGCTTGCAGAGATCGAGCTAATAGGTCATCCGGGGCATGAATCAACTTTGCCGGCGGTCTGAACTCGCTCGGGGACAGGCTAGTCCCGCATCAGAGCATACAGAGAGGCATTCGAACATGGCCCACCGAATCGTCCAAGAATTCCAGACCTCTCATTCGTAATGACAATCCAGGGGACCCCGCATTGCCATCGGCCCGGAAGAACGAGCGCCAAGCCGCAGGGCTTGGCGCTCTTGTTCATGGCGCTGGGGCATGTTCGGTTCTTTCTGATCATCGGACCATCAACGGCTGACCGCCTGCTCGATCTTCCCCCCGCCGACGACGACCTCATCATCATAGAAGACGACGGCCTGGCCGGGCGTGACCGCCCGCTGCGGACGATCGAAGGTGGCCCGGATGCCATCGCCGCCCTCGATCGGTTCGATGACCCCCGGGGCCTCCTCGGCCCCGTACCGCACCTTCACCCCGACCCGCATCGGGCCGTCCAACTGGTCGAAAGGGATGAAGTTGCAGCCGCCGGCCTCGAGCCCCCGGCTGTAGACATCCTCGGCGAAGCCGAGGACGACGGCGTTCTCGTCGGGCTCCAGGCGAACGACGTACATCGGCCGCTGGGCCGTCAGGCCGAGGCCCTTCCGCTGCCCGACGGTGTAGTTGGGCAGTCCGCGGTGGGTGCCGATGACCTGCCCGTGGATGTCCTTGAAGGGCCCCGGGGTGAAGGCCTCCGGGGCCCGCTCCCGGACGAAGCGGGCGTAATCGTCATCCATCACGAAGCAGATTTCCTGGCTCTCGGGCTTGTCCGCCGTCGGCAGCCCGCACGCCGCGGCCCTCCTCCGGACCTCGGGCTTGGTCAGCCCGCCCAGCGGCCAGAGGACGTGGGCCAGTTGGCCCTGGGTCAGGCCGTAGAGGGCGTAGGTCTGATCCTTCCGATTGTCCCGGGCCTTGAGGATGAGGTGTCGTCCGGTGCCCAGATCCCTGGCCACCCGGGCGTAGTGTCCGGTGGCGATGAACCGGCATTCCAGGGCCAGGGCCTTCTCCAGAAGAGCCGTGAACTTGACCACATGATTGCAGATGATGCACGGGTTCGGGGTTCGACCGCGGCTGTATTCAGCGACGAAGTCGTCGACGACCGCCCGCTCGAAGGTCTCTCTCAGGTTCAAGACATAGTAAGGGATGCCCAACCGGTCGGCGACCCGCCGGGCATCCTCGACGGCCACGAGCGAACAACAGCCACCATAATTCTCGGCCACTTCGGGGACGACGTCGGGCCAGATCTGCATGGTCGCCCCGATGACCTCATACCCCTCGTCCTTGAGCAACGCGGCCGCCAGCGAGCTGTCGACCCCGCCACTCATCGCCACCAGGACCCGTCCCTTGCTCAACGCTCAGTGCTTGTCCTTTCCACCATCAGCCGCCGCGGCCTTGGCCGCGGTCTTCGTCTCGGTGTCTGAGCCGGCGCCCACCGCCTGTCCGTTGCCGTCGGCCCCGCCGTGCCTGGCCTTGTAGTCCTTGATCGCCTCGTGGAGGGCATCGGCCGCCAGGTTCGAGCAATGCAGCTTGTTCGGGGGCAGGCCGCCGAGGGCCTCGGCGACGGCGCGGTTGGTGATATCGAGGGCCGCGTCGAGGGTCTTGCCCTTGACCATCTCGGTGACCATGCTCGACGTGGCGATGGCCGCCCCGCAGCCGAAGGTCTGGAACTTGACGTCCTCGATCCGGTCGTCCTTGACCTTGATCGCGATCTGCATGATGTCGCCGCAGGTCGGGTTGCCGACCCGCCCGATCCCATCGGGGTCCTTGATCTCGCCGACGTTCCTCGGGTTGTAGAAGTGCTCCATCACTTTTTCGTTATACATCTTCGTGATGCTCCTCCTCGGCGGGCGTGAGTGGCGCGGCCGCGTGGCCCTTGATCTTGTCGGCGTAGAGCGGTGACATCGAACGGAGCCGCCGGACTATGTCTGGCAACGTCCCGATGACGTACTCGATGTCCTCCATGGAGTTGTCGGTGCCGACCGTCAACCGCAGAGACCCGTGGGCGACCTCGTGCGGCAGGCCCATGGCCAGGAGGACGTGGGACGGCTCGAGGGAGCCGGAGGTGCAGGCCGAACCGCTCGACGCGGCGACGCCCTTCATGTCCAAGTTGAGGAGCATCGACTCGCCCTCGACGTACTCGACCGAGATGTTGGCGTTGGCCGGCAGGCGCTTCACCGGGTGGCCGTTGAGCTGAGCGTAATCGATCTGGGCCAGGAGCCCGGAGATCAGTCGGTCCCGAAGGGACGTGTTGTGGGCGATCCGCTGGTCGAGGGTGTTCTTGGCGATCTCGGCCGCCTTGCCGAAGCCGACGATTCCGGGGACGTTCTCGGTCCCGGCCCGTCGCTTGCGCTCGTGCGACCCGCCGAAGACCAGGGGCATCAGCTTGACCCCCTTGCGTTGGTAGAGGGCGCCGCAGCCCTTGGGCCCGTAAATTTTGTGCGACGACACCGACATGAAGTCGACCCGCAGGTCGTCCACGCTGACCGGCCAGTTGCCGTAGGTTTGGACGGCGTCGATGTGGTAGTAAGCGTTGCTGTGCTCCTTGACGATCCGGCCGATCTCGGCCGACGGCTGGATCGTCCCGACTTCGTTGTTGGCCCCCATGATCGTCACCAGGATGGTCTGGGGGGTCAAGGCCTTCCTGACGTCCTCCGGGTCGACCATCCCGTACTTGTCGACCGGGAGATAGGTCACCCGAAAGCCTTCTTTTTCGAGGTACTCACAGGTATGAAGGATGGCGTGGTGCTCGATGGCCGAAGTGATGATGTGGTTGCCGAACTCGCGCCGGCCCCTGGCCGTCCCCTGGATAGCCAGGTTATCGGCCTCGGTCCCGCCCGAGGTGAAGATGATCTCGGTGGGGTTCGCCCCCATCAGCGCGGCGATCTGCTCGCGGGCCTCCTCGACCCCCTTGCGGGCCTCCCGCCCGAAAGCGTGGATGCTCGACGGGTTGCCGAAGGCCTCGAGCATGTAGTGATCCATCATCCGGACGACTTCCGGTAGGACCGGGGTCGTGGCGGCGTGGTCAAGGTAAACTCGGCGTTGCTCGGCCATCTCTCTAGTCACGCTCCTTGAGGCTCGACTGGTTGTCTGGGGGGTTCACAGGTACAAGGAGTAGTTTTCGGCGTCAGTCCTGGCCTCGGTGACCAGGTCGGCCAGGGTCACGGAGTCGAGGGCCTTGGTGATGCTGTCCCGCAGCTTGACCCAGACGCTCCGGGCCACGCAGCCCTGGGACTTGGCGCAGTGCTGGTAGGGACCCTCGCTCTCGCTGGCGCAATCAACCGGGGCGATGGGGCCCTCGAGGACCCTGATGATGTCGCCGACGGTGATCCCTTGGGCCTCCCGGGCCAGCGTATAGCCGCCCTGGGCACCGCGGACGCCGGTGATCAGCCCGGCCTTGCGAAGGGGTCCGGCCAGTTGTTCGAGGTAGTTCTCGGAGAGACCTTGCCGTTCGGCCACGGCCTTCAAGGACACCGGCCCGTCCTGGCTGTTCAGGGCCAGGTCGACCATGGCCATGACCCCGTATCGGCCTTTCGTCGACAGCTTCACGGCCCTCTCCCCCCGTTTCTGCCGGCGACCAATTCCGAGTCGTCCGCTTGGTTATCCGCGTTAATCCTACCATCCCGCTAGGTATTTGTCAACGCTCCGCTCTCGTTTCGAAAACAGCCGTAAGGCGAGCTTTGGGGAAGCGGCGAAAGGGCTAAACTCGGGGCCTTTCGGACCCGATAAGAGTGATAGGAGTGTCCGGATTCGGGACAGACCCTCGCCCCCAAGACGGGGGGCAGGAGGCTTTCGAAAAGGGGCTCGTCAATTGGCACTCTCCTGGCGGCAGACGGCTGAACATTACCATCGGGGCTTGGTCCGACTGGTCGACGGTCGACCGACCGAGGCTCTGGCGGAGTTCGATGAGGTCGGTTTTCTCGGCGGGTTGTCTTCAGCCTACGATTACAATCGCGGGCTCGCTGAGCTTTGGGTCGGCGAACTTGACAGGGCCCTTGGGGACTTGCACCGGGCGGCCAAAGCCGCGGACGGACCCTCCCCGGCCCTACTTGGGGTGGCCGCGGCCAGCCTTCTGCTGGGGCGGGTATCGGACGCCCGTGCCGGCCTGGCGGAAGCGGCCAGGCGTATACCTCCTCTTCCGCGCCTGGCTTCATTGGCCTCCGTCATTGACGGGGTGACCGGCGGATCCAGGCTTACGGACTACCCGGCCCTGGTCGCCCGCCAGATGTCAGTCGCCCGGAAAGGCCACCATCCGCTGGTCCTCACGTTCCTGACCGACCCCCCAGTCCTTTGCGGTGGCCAACTGATCTACTACGAGTGGGTCAACGGAATGGCCGCGCGCGGCCATGAGGTCACCGTCCTGTCGCACGGTCAGGCGCCGCCGTGGAAAGAAGTGAAGGCGCCTTTCCGGACCCTGCCCCTCTCCCAGCGGCTCAGTGACGCGATCCCCCCGGGTGACGCCTCCTTCGGCATCTATTGGGACCAGATAGCCGATTTGGTCGCCGGAAACCCACGCTCCACGCCCTTCTATGTCTTCCAGGGCGACCCCTACATCTTCGAACGAGGCCACGAGCGGCTCTCGGCCGAATTGAGCCCACACGTGGCCAAGGTGGTCGACCACCTGTACGGCCAACCCTGCCGCCTAATCGTCATCTCCGATCTGCTTCATGACCTCTTGAAGAAGCATTATGACCGCGAGAGCGTGGTCGTCGAGAACGCCATCGAGCCCAGCCATTTCTTCCCGCGGCCAAAAACGTCCGTCCCCGGACGCCCCAGGATCGTCTTCATGGGCCCGGAGGCCGAGTTCAAGGGGACCAAGGAAATCAAGGTCGCCCTCGATCTCCTGCGGCAGCGAGGAGTGACTTTCGAGGCCATCCACATCTGTCCGAACCCGTCCGCTGATCCCTCCTTCACGGGCCTTTTCATTGAGGCCCCACCGCCCGAGGAAATCGGCCGGATCGTGGCCGAGGCCGACCTCCTCGTCTCGGCCTCCCACTATGAGTCCTTCGCCATGCCTCCGCTGGAAGCCATGGCCTGCGGGACGACGGTGGTCACGGCGGCCAACGACGGGGTCCGCCAATATGCCGTCGACGGCAGCAACTGCTTGATGTTCCCGCCTGGAAACATCGAAGCGATGGCCGCGGCCATCGAGTCGGCGATCAAGGACCAAGGGCTACGTGACCGCCTGGTTCAGGCCGGCCAAGCGGCGGCGGCCCGGTTCAGGTGGCCCAAGAGTCTTTCTAAACTGGAGGATATCGTTTGGGATCAGACCGTAGCCCTTCAGCCCGATCTGAGGCCATTGGCCAAAACGGTCGCCGAAGCAGAGGCCAGACGGGCGGGGGCCCGGAGCCAGACGGTCAGTGTCTGTATGATCGTCCGAAACGAGGCGAGCCACCTGGGGCGGTGCCTGGCCGGCATCGAAGAGGTCGCCGATGAGCTTGTCGTGGCCGACACCGGGTCGGCGGACCACTCGGCCCTGATCGCCATCCTCTTCGGAGGAAAGGTCGGCCCATTCCCTTGGGGTGACGACTTCAGCGCCGCCCGTAACTGGGTTCTGGACCAGGCCAACGGGGACTGGATCCTCTGTCTTGACGCCGACGAGGAACTCCATCCTGAGAGCATTCTTCCCCTGTTGGCGCTGGCCCGCTCAGACACCAGCGCCGACGCTTTCTATCTCACCGCGGAGAATCTCTGCGGCAGCGACGATCGGCAACCGGGTGACGACAGCAGGGTCTTGCGGCTGTTCCGAAACAACGGGGCCTATCGTTTCGAAGGGAGGATCCACGAGCAGGTCCTGCCCTCGATCATCAGGGCCGGTGGTCGGGTCGAGGCCTCGTCCATCCGCCTTCGGCACTATGGTTACCTGGGCGCCGAGACAGCGGCCAAGGACAAGCCCAGAAGGAACATCAGGCTCCTGGAGGAATGCCTGCAGGAGCAACCTGAGGACCTCTACCTGCGCTTCCAGCTGGCCAGAGAGCAGTTGCGGACGGGTGACGACGAGGCCGCCGTGGATACCTATGACCGGGTCGTCCGTGGGCTACTCAAACGGAAGGCGGCAGTGACCAGCGAGGACTTCGTACCGGTGGCCGTCCTGGGGGCGACCCAGATTCACCTGCGCACCGGGCGGGCGGCCCGGGCCAAGGAGATAGCCGATCAGTTCAGCCCACTCTGGCCCGATTACGCTGAACTGAACCTGACCCGTGGTCAAGCCCTGAGGTCCCTCGGCCACCATCGGGAGGCCGCCCGGGCATTCCTGGGGTGCATCGCCGGCGGCCCGTCGCCGGCCGGCCGATACAGCCTCACCTGGGGCCTTGGGGTCGTCGTAGAGGCCTGGCGGGAGCTGGGTCTGACCTACGAGGAAAGTGGGCACCCGGCGGAAGCGTTGGCCGCTTACCAGCAGGCCCTGGCAGTGTCGCCCGGCCATCCGGAGACTCTCCAGTACCTGTCTTCTCTGATCCTCAGATCGGAGCACCCTCAAAAGGCCTTCCCGCATTTGGTCGGGCTTGTTTCCGGGGCCGACGACCGACTGGCCCTGGGGCCGGCGACGGTCGTCGCCAAGGCTTCAATCAAGGAACGGTTCCCCCAGTTCGCCGAAGAGCTCTTGACCAAGGCCCTGGGGCCGTTGGTCAAAGCCGGAACGGCCTCGCCGGACCAAGAGATCCCCCTCTACTGGCTGGCCATCGCCCTGGAAGCTCAAAACCGCTATGACGAGTCTGGGGCCATCTTCGCCCGCCTAGCAGACTGCCCCGACGTCGGCCGCGAGGCCCGTTGGCACTGGGCCCTCCGCTCGGTCCTGGTTGGACGACCCGTCGAAACGGCTGATTGTCTGGGTCCCTTGACGGAGAGGGCCCCCGCTGAAGCGGGTCTGTATCTCGAACTCGCGCGAGTCATGGCCGCCGGCGCCGGGCCCGGATCAGGCGGCCGCGCGGCGACCACCGAGACCGTGCCTCAGCCCCTGACGGGTGCCAGGAAAGCCTTCATGTCCCTGGCCGAACACCTGTGGGACTTGGGGGAAGCGGGTGCCTTCGAGGGCTTGATCAGTTTAGCCGGACGCGTCTTTGAAAACGCCGGAAAGGCCGCCCGGGAGTTGGGCAAACTGTACTACCGGCGGGGGGCCGAGGATGAAGCCCTGGCCTGTCTGGTGCGGGCGGCAGAGAACGGGGCCAGCGATGGGGATTCCCTGGCCTGCCTTGGAAAGCTGGCCTGGCGGAGAGGTTTGCCCGAGGACGCCGTCGAATTCCTGCGACGCTCGATTTGGGCCGACGCCGGTCGGTTCCAGGCCTGGCTTGATTTAGTCAGAGTCTTGGTGGACCTCGACCGGCGTGGGGAGGCGCTCAAGGTGGTCCAGGCGGCTCTGGCCGGGCCGTTCCGTGGACATGCCGTCTTCTTGGCCCTGGAGCAGGAACTTGCCGCCGGGGCGGCATGACTCTGGGGGTATTGCGAACCGTGAGGGATGATCTCTTCGATTTCAGCCGGCGGAAGCTCCTCAGTCAGGAAGGACCACTGGCGGCCAGAATGCGCCCGAAGGCCCTTGATGAGTTGATTGGACAAGAGAAGGTCGTCGGCCCCGGTCGGCTGCTGCGGCGGATGATCGAAGCGGACCGGCTGTCTTCGATCATCCTGTGGGGCCCCGCCGGTTCCGGCAAGACGTCCCTGGCCCGGGTGGTCGCCGAGACGACTGAGTCTGAGTTTGTTGAGTTGAGCGCGGTGACGTCCGGGGTGGCCGATGTCCGCCGGGTCATCGAGGAGGCCGGCGACCGACTGGGTCAGCACGGTCGGCGGACGATCCTCTTCATCGACGAGCTCCATCGCTTCAACAAAGTGCAGCAAGACGCCCTTCTACCCCACGTTGAGAAGGGGATCATCACCCTCATCGGAGCCACCACGGAGAACCCGTACTTTGAAGTCATCGCCCCGCTGGTCAGTCGATGCCGGGTCTTTCGTCTGGAGCCCTTGGATAGCGCGGCCCTGGCAACCATCGTCCTACGCGCCCTGGCCGACCGTGAACGGGGACTGGGCAACTACCGCGTGGAATTGACCCCTGAGGCCCTGGCTCATTTGGTCGAGACAGCCAACGGCGACGCCCGGACCCTGCTCAACGCGGTCGAACTGGCCGTCCTGACGACCCCGCCGGATCCGGATGGAGTTCGACGAATCACCCTCCCCATCGCCGAAGAGTCCATTCAGCGCCGGGCCTTGACCTACGACAAGACGGGCGACCAGCACTATGACACGATTTCGGCCTTCATTAAGAGCCTGCGCGGCAGCGACCCCGACGCGGCTCTCTACTGGTTGGCCCGGATGCTTTACGCCGGGGAGGACCCCACCTTCATCGCCCGCCGAATGGTCATCCTGGCCTCGGAGGATGTCGGCAACGCCGACCCCATGGCCCTCGTCCTGGCCACCGCGACCTTTCAGGCCGTGGAATCCATCGGGATGCCGGAGGCCCGCATCCCACTGGCCCAGGCGGCAACCTACCTGGCCTCCGCCCCTAAGAGCAACGCCGCTTACCTCGGGGTCGACGAGGCC contains these protein-coding regions:
- a CDS encoding replication-associated recombination protein A, yielding MRDDLFDFSRRKLLSQEGPLAARMRPKALDELIGQEKVVGPGRLLRRMIEADRLSSIILWGPAGSGKTSLARVVAETTESEFVELSAVTSGVADVRRVIEEAGDRLGQHGRRTILFIDELHRFNKVQQDALLPHVEKGIITLIGATTENPYFEVIAPLVSRCRVFRLEPLDSAALATIVLRALADRERGLGNYRVELTPEALAHLVETANGDARTLLNAVELAVLTTPPDPDGVRRITLPIAEESIQRRALTYDKTGDQHYDTISAFIKSLRGSDPDAALYWLARMLYAGEDPTFIARRMVILASEDVGNADPMALVLATATFQAVESIGMPEARIPLAQAATYLASAPKSNAAYLGVDEALRDVADKTIHSGVPRHLRNPVAKGLADMGHGQGYRYPHDFAGHFTPQEYLPTELRGKLYYRPSDEGREKELKERLERQWPERRRTPNGTAGDRPGR